A single window of Lutzomyia longipalpis isolate SR_M1_2022 chromosome 1, ASM2433408v1 DNA harbors:
- the LOC129794911 gene encoding peptidyl-prolyl cis-trans isomerase NIMA-interacting 4: MPPKKDGNKGKQGGKGGGSGGDAEKGAKEKKGGNSVKVRHILCEKQSKILEAMEKLKAGQKFPDVAAAYSEDKARQGGDLGWQIRGSMVGPFQDAAFALPISTVANPVYTDPPIKTKFGYHIIMVEGKK; the protein is encoded by the exons ATGCCCCCTAAAAAGGATGGAAATAAGGGAAAACAGGGTGGTAAAGGTGGCGGAAGTGGTGGTGATGCAGAAAAAG GTGCAAAGGAGAAGAAAGGAGGAAATTCGGTGAAAGTACGTCACATCCTGTGTGAGAAACAGAGCAAAATCCTCGAGGCAATGGAGAAATTGAAGGCTGGCCAGAAATTTCCCGACGTAGCAGCAGCATACAGTGAGGATAAGGCACGTCAGGGTGGTGATCTTGGTTGGCAAATCCGCGGAAGTATGGTTGGCCCCTTTCAAGATGCTGCCTTTGCACTGCCCATCTCCACAGTTGCTAATCCCGTGTACACGGATCCACCGATAAAGACGAAATTCGGCTACCACATAATCATGGTTGagggtaaaaaataa